The DNA sequence CCGATACCGGCGTGGACGATCATGACGTGGTCGACGATGCCGTCCGGTTCGCGGTAATTGCCGGTGCCACTCAAGTCGTAACGATCTTCTTGGTCAAACTGACTCAAGTCGACTGCGGGATCTTCCGCGGCTTTGGACAGAGCCTCGACGACGAGTTCTCGCGGCCGCGCATCGTTCCCATTCTCGTCGGGCACATTCCCGCCGTAGTACGCGGCCTGGTGATCTGCCGTGTACCAACCGGCCACAGCACCTTCAATCGTATAGCTGCCGCCCGATTGCTCTTCCAAATACTGTTTGACCGATTGCAACCGCTTTCCATTTGGTCCGACGTAACCGTTTTCGCCGAACAGCATCTCTTCGTAATGCTTGCGGTCGAAGTTCTTATAATACATGTCCGTTTCGCCCGGTGCGATGTTATTGTGTTTGAAGTCGGGGTAATCGATTAAGACGACGAGCACTTTATCTTTGCGCACTTCGCCGTTCCACTGCTGCGGGGCGACCGGATCGACCCCTTTTTTCTTTTTCTCTTTGTGCTTATGATGTTTGTGCAAACCGATTTTGTCGTGCGCTTTCGCCACGCGCTCGCGCACTTTGCGCGCTTCTTTCGCGAGCTCCCCATCATCGCTGCGGGTATTCGCTTCCTTTTTTTCCAAATAATGTTGCAACGCTTCTTCTGCTTCTTCTGGCGTTGCATCTTCATCCAACGTGCCGATATTTTTTAACATGTCGATCAATTTCTCTTCGTTAGCGATCGCTAGATCGACTGGTGCCCCGCCAGAACTTGCACCGACCGCCTCTGCTTGCGCCATCGCCTGTGGCAAAGCAGCTCCCGCCGTCAAAGTGCTAATTCCTAAAATGAGTGCAATAAAAATAGGTAGAAATTTCTGTTTGAACAAAGCGAACCCTCCCAAGATGTTTTTTTAACTTCTTATGTGTCATGCACAAGCATTTCACAAAACGAATAACTCAAAATTGCTCACCATAAATTGAAAATGACAAAAACTATGTAGCTACTTATCTATCAAAAATAGTTTCACCTCTCCGCGATACCCATCTTTACCTCACCCCTCATGCAGGCGTAAGTATAGTCGGTCACTATAAATCTACTAACGAGCCGATTCTCGTAACGCTAGGGTAACTATATTCTACAGTAACACAAATACGTTTAATTGTCTGTCTTCACTTTAAAAAAGCTGCGCGGTCGGATCTGCGCAGCAAATTAAGTATTTAAATAAAAAAATTATACTATAACAAAATAAAAGTTTACGTATAACATCGATGTGTATTATGCCGGAAATAACGGCAATTCCTCTAAAAATAAAATATCCTCGCGCTGCGCTGCCTCGCCTTCGGCCAAAATCGCCACCTTAGCTGCGACGTGGCCACCCGCTCGCTCGACGAGGGCGGCGATTGCTTGAATCGACTCACCGGTACTAATGACGTCGTCGACGATGGCGACGCGTTTACCGCGCAACGCGGCAGCGTCCACGCCGTCCAAACATAACAGCTGTTTCTTCTGCGTCGTAATCGAGACGACTTCGTCGACGAAAGGCGCCTCCATGTACGGTTTGATACTTTTACGCGCGACAATGTATTTATCCATGTGTAGCAGGCGCGACATTTCAAACGCGAGCGGGATGCCCTTCGCTTCCGCTGTCACTAAAACGTCTACTGGAGGAAGTTGTTTCACGAGTTGTCCTGCCGCTGCACAAACGAGTTCTGTGTCACCTAAAATAACGAAGCTTGCGATCGCGAGGCGTTCATTAATGGCCACGATCGGCAGTTCCCGCGTCACCCCAGCGACTTGTAACGTATAATACTGCTTGCCCACTTGCGGTGGCCCCTTTCATTTCTGTGAATTTTGCATGCCATCTCACTGTTTCACATTTAATAGCAAAGTAATGGCCATAACGGATGTCCCCTTACTTATACGAGGTGCGTCACCCACTGAACGACTAACCCGGTAATCATCCCGATAAAAGGATCGGTAATCGCCGTGACTGTCATCGTCACAGCGCCGACGACACTTCCGCCCGCGTCCGCACCGCCGAGTGCCTCTGCCGCGTTGCCGGGTACGGTGACGATCGCCCCGAGGACGAACAAAAAGCCCGCAATCGACTCACTCGGAATAAAGCGCCCAATCTTCGGCAACCACCCTGCCCACAATATAACGACAAACATGAGCATCATGAGGATGCCGGACCAAACGGGGTGCGGGGCACTCGCGGTCGCGGAAATAATCGCTTCGACCGGTCCACCGCCGAACAGCGAAGACGCCATGTCGGCGAGGCCGCTAATGACCGACAAGTGATCGACGTTAACGCCTTGCTTAGCGAGGTCGCCGGTGATGCCTCCGAAAGCGATGTTGGCTCCAATATTGAGCGTAACCATCGCCAGCGCTCCGCGTATAACCGTCGCATTGACGAGGGGCTTATGCAACACAAACTTCTCCTTAACGACCGGACGTGCCGCGCGCTCCTTTTTTTGCAATAGATATATCCCACTCGACAAAAAGACGGAAAAAGTTATAGCGTACACGAGATCTTTCGTCGCCATGTACGTCACAAAACTGATCGCGATCGAACTAAATCCGACCAGTTTATTGTTCTTAGCCATATCGAGCGATACTTTCGCCAAAATAATCCCAACGCCGGCCATCATCCCACTCGTAATGACCGAGCCAATCCCCTCGATAATTTTTTGCAAAAGCCCGAACATCCCGATGACGACCATCATGAGAGCCCCGAAAAAAATCATCGACAGCCGTTCCCGAATGTTTTTACCCATCGTCCCAGCTAACGTAATCGTCTCCGCCTGGAACGAAATCGGCACGACCGAGCCGGCGAAGGCGTTGCCGACCGCTCCCGTTAAAAAGGCGAGTGCCGTCGGTACCGAAGCAAAGCCGAAAGCTAAAGCGAGTAAGCCTTGCGGCAGTCCGTTTAATACCCCGCTCAAAGCTGCAAGTATGTCTTTGATGTCCATCTGTCTCTCTCCTCGCTGTCTGTCAGCTTATGTTTATAGGCATAAAAAAGAATAAAAAATGCACAAAGCCCGGCAATCTCCACGGGAGACTACCAGATTTTGTGCATACAAAACCTGCGCGATCTCGCCATAGGAGGATAATTTCCGGTTATCCTGTAGAAACTCCCGAACCGTATTTCCGGGATTATACAGCGAACATTCAATGATAGATTAACATATTTAGCGGTTCATAGCAAGCAAAAGGCGAACATTACTCCTTAAAAAACAAAGGAAGATTCGCCTTAGTAGCGTATCGCTCTATACATCTACTTTGTGCGGAAGTGTAGGGTTAGATCTCGCACAACTCGCGCACCTTGTGAAACACCTTCGGAAACGCGTAATCGTCTAGCGCATCGAGGGCAACAAAGCGGTACTCTGGTGGCAGGATCCTTTCAGCAGTACCGTCACTATGCGAAGCATCATGAACCGCATCGTCACAGCTGCTCCGATCCGTCGTGCCAGCATCACCAACATCACCAACATAGCTAACATAGTCGGCACCACCAGTATCACTTGCACCAATCACATCATCGGCAACACCTGCATCACTCGCATCAATTACATCACTTGCCCCGCCTTCACCACCGCGTTTATGCGCCGTGCCTGATCGCACCGAGCCTGTTACGACCGTCACTTCCCATTTCACGTGGCTAAACACGTGTGTCACCTGTCCACGCGGCCCATTCCAATCAATGTCGTATCCGGGGACGGACAGCGAACGTTCCGTACTGTCCCAAGTCGGAAATTCCCACATCCCCGCTAGGAGCCCGTTCTGAGGCCGCCTACGTAACAGCACGCGCTCCCCATCACTTAAAACTGCACAAAAAAGGGCGATGCTCTCGACTTTGCCCCGCTTCTTTTTTCGCGGTAACTGTTCGTGTACACCGCGTAGACGCGCGCGGCACTGCTCGCGCAGCGGACAGTGCAAACAAGCGGGGTTACGCGGTGTACAGACGAGCGCACCCAACTCGATCAGCCCTTCGTTGAAGTTCGCGGCATCGTCTACCGGAATGAGGTGGCGGACGAGTGCCGCAAATTTTGTGCGCGTCGCCGCGCGCGCAATGTCGTCCGGCAAACAAAACAGCCGCGCGATGACGCGCAGCACATTTCCGTCCACCGCGGGCTCCGCCTTCCCGTAGGCAAAACTTAAAATCGCCCCCGCCGTGTACGGGCCAACTCCCTTTAGTCGCGATATGCCCTCTACGTCGTCGGGAACGTTCCCCCCGTATTCGGCGACGACTTCTTTTACGGCACTATGTAAATTGCGGGCGCGGGAATAGTAGCCGAGACCTTCCCACGCCTTGATCACCTCTTCTTCCGCTGCCGCAGCTAAAGCGTGCGCCGTCGGGAACTTTTCCATAAAGTTGTTAAAGTAAGGAATGACACTGTCCACTTGCGTCTGTTGCAACATAATTTCCGACACCCATACTTTGTACGGATTGCGATCGCGGCGCCACGGTAAATCGCGGCCATTCTCGGCAAACCACGTGAGTAAGTTGTCCTGAATCTCGCGCACGAGACGCTCGTCTAACCGATCGCCAGGCTGTCTAGACTGCATACATCTTCTCCTTCTGTTTAAACACTCTCGCTACAGGTGAACACTACGCGTACGCCCGCTTACGGATAATTCGGCGCCTCGTCGGTTCCCTCTTTTTTCTCCTTCTCGGAAATCGGCACGAGTTTTAAATGGTATTCGTCACCGTTGCGTTTGACGACAATCATTTTGTCTGCCTTGTTTGAAACAAAAAAGCTCATCAACTCGTCCTCAGATTCATACACAATTTTTTCTTCTAAGCCAGCACTTAGGCGCCGCACGTCGCGACTACCGAGTACCCAGGTGCTGCCGCCGCTGAAGGAAATAAAAGGATTCCCCTCTGTTCGCGCGTACGTGTACACATCGAACACTTTCGTTTTCTGCGTCGAAATGTCGAGCACCTTTAACAAACCGTTAGCCGTGTAAGCAAAAAACTGCCGCCCCGGGCTAAAGACCATGTCCGCGATACTCGATGGCCGCAAATTTTGTTCGTTTTCGATGTGGTGAAATCCCCCGCCCGGGTCCATAATGTGCACTTTCTCATAGTAGACACTGTCGCTGTTCACAACGCCAGTTAGGAAAGCAAAATAACGTCCACTTTGGTCCCATACGACGTCGTCAAAAATAACAGTGTTCTCCTTGTCCTGTTTCTGATCCTCCGCCGCTTGCACCGCTTCCTCGGGATACAAACTTTCTTTCTCGTCAACTGTCAAATCGTACGCCACGAGTGAATGACCGTACGTCTGTTTTATATTTTTAGGTAGCGGTTTGGCTTGTTGATCTTTTAAAATGGCGACGAGTTCATCGCGCGCCGGAGACCAATAGCCTCTCCCGCCTTTAAAATCTAACACTTTCTTTTTACTCGAAAGCTGATATACGTCCGACCCGCGCACCATGACATAATGTCCGCTCGGCGACCACGCGACATCCTCGAGCGGCATCTCCCCAGAAAAACTCGCCAGCACGAGCTGTTCCTGCCGCTGTAAGTCGTAAATGTACAATTCGCCGTGCGCACCATTCCCAGCCCAATACGCGAGCCACTGCTTATTCGGCGAGACAGAGAACTGCAACGAGTGGGCGCTAGGCAAGGAAAACAGCTGCTTCGTCTGTCCATCGCCGTCGGTCAAAACGAGGCGGTCGTTCGTTTCGTCCGTCTCAACTGCAACCGTTCCGTAACCTTCAATATATTCGCGTCGCTCGTCGTCCTCCCACTTGCGTGAAAGAGGGTAACGCCTTAATGTTTCCTTGTTAATGTCATAAATATAAAGGGATTCCTTTTTCCTTTTTTTCCCTTCAAAAATGAGGCGATTGTCCGTAAAACTGAGCACATTTATTTCAGAAAAGTCCGCTTCCGTCGTCAGTTGTTCATCGCTTCCGCCGCCAAAGAGCGCACACCCGCTCAACAACAGCGCTAATAAAACTAACGTAACGCTTTTATATCTCATTTACGACACCCTTTACACTCACTTAACGGAATTACAAAAACGGGTGATACGCCCTGCTACTAGTGTAGCAGATGGAGGGAAAATATGAACAGAGAGAACAGAGAAAAAATGTTGCTAACGCCCGCCGTTCATTTATAATAAAAAAACGACAACCTAGTTGGAGTGACGCGTTTTATGGAAGAATTTGTTACATCGTTACAAAAATATTTCATGGAAAATGAGATCGTCGTCAAATACGTCCTTCCCGCGATTGCGCCCGCTGTTAAAATCGCTCTTATCATCGTCGGCTCGTTCCTCATTTTGCGCTACAGCGGTGCATTCGTCGACCGGTTATTTAAACTGCGCAGCATTGACGAGAAAAAGTCGGAAACGTTGGCCAAACTCCTACGATCCGTCATTTATTACGCGGTCTACTTCGTAGCTGCCTTGACGATCTTAATCAATCTTGGAATCGACCTCATGCCGCTGTTAGCTGGCGCTGGCATCGTCGGCCTCGCTGTCGGCTTTGGCGCCCAAAACTTAGTACGCGACATCATAACCGGTTTTTTTCTCATCTTTGAAGGGCAACTACACGTCGGAGACTTCGTCGAAGTGAATGGGACAATTAGCGGCACCGTCGAGGAGATCGGCTTGCGCATTACGAAAATACGCGAATGGAACCAACGGTTACACTATATTTCCAACGGAGAAATCTCGCGCATCACGAACTATAACCGCGAGCAAATGCGTCCAATCGTCACTGTCGCCGTCCCGTTCGAAGCCGACCAAGAAAAAGTCGAACGCGTCTTAGAGCAAACTTGCCGCAGTGTCTACGATGCACACACGCCGTTCTTCCTCGAAGAGCCATCGATTTACGGTGTGACCGAGCTCGCGACGGACGGTGTGCATTACACGATTATCGCCTTAACGGTGCCGGAACAATTTTGGTTTATCGAGCGCGAATTGCGTAAGACGATCATCGATAAATTTCAAACAGCAGGTATAGAAATTTCGTATCCACGCCGAGTCGTTTATACACCGCGGACGGAAAACGGCACGACGGACGAGGACGCGCATTATTCAGCGTTCACAGAACGGCAGTAGGCGCATGCGCAATGCGCGAACGCCCGTCGTCAATTGCAAGACCCGTTGCCTGCGCCGTCAAGTCGCACGACAACGCCCCAATACGTTCCACGGCCAAAAGGACCTCGCACCGGGGGCTTTTTGGCCTCTCGCCGAGAGTATTGTTCTCATCGCGAAATGACTTCACGACACATACTTATTATGTTGAGACAGCGCGACACAACACACCGGTCGTCACACGACTGCTTCGATCACGACTGCCACAACGACGACGATGCCGGTCGAGAGGACGCTCCACAGGCCGATCCTCTTCATATCGGTCATAAGCGTCTTGTTCTCATCCGGTTGATATTTTTCTCTCCGTTTTTGTTTAGCCACCGCATTCACCCCGCTTTACCGCTCAACAGCCAGCTATTGCATATTGCACCTACACCCATTATAGCGGAAATTGCAGCATATCCCAAAAAAAATGTCCGCTAAAGCCTAACAATTGCCGAGCTCGGCGTAAATACATTATTAAAAAAGGGTACCGGCAACTTCACACGAACAGCTGCCTTTTTCGTACACTGTTAGTGTACCCGTTATGATACTCTTTGTGATTTACACGTGGAAACGCTGCTCTCCACTCATCCTCTCCATTGCAAACCTATCCATTGCAAACCTATCCATCGCAAAAAAGAAGCGACGTTCATATCGGTACGCCAGCAATCGTTAAAGCACTCTCACGAAGGGTGGAATCATCGCGTGTTGTTTAAGCGGACGGTCTTACTTCATCGGTCTTACGGTACGCCGCGCGTCGTCTATCGGTTGCAAAAAGAGCTAGAGTACCATAATATTCGCTCGTCAGTGAAGCTAACGAAGCAGAAGAAAATGACGTATTACGAACTGCGCGTTCACCGCCATCACGCTGCCAAAGCGCGACACGTCCTGCAGAACTTTAAAGTCCGCCTCGAAAAAGGTGTGTAGGACGTGTGAGACGCACGCCAATAGCGTCGATTTTATGACACTTGTTCATTCCCACTATATATTTCACTTCAATAAGGATATGGTATAAAGTATGTCATATAACGTTTACCAACGGCCTTTTTACAAGTATATATTTTCGTATGATAAGTTGTTGAGAAAGGTGTGTCAGCTACATGAGTAGGCAATCGTTTAACGATACATTTTTGCGGGCGTGCCGCAAAGAACCGACAGACTACGTACCGGTGTGGTACATGCGGCAAGCTGGCCGCTACCAGCCAGAGTACCGCAAGATTCGCGAGCAATACTCTTTTTTTGAACTTAACGCCAATCCGGAAGTGTGCGCGGAAGTGACGCGGTTGCCCGTCGAACAATTAGGTGTCGATGCGGCCATTTTGTTCGCAGACATTATGACACCGCTTCAACCGATCGGCGTTGACGTCGACATCGAATCCGGCATCGGCCCCGTCATCGCCAACCCGGTGCGCAGCATCGGCGATGTCGAACGCCTCGGTGAACTCGACCCAGAAACGCACGTCCCGTACATTATGGAATCGATAAAAATATTACGCGAACAACTGAGTGTACCGCTCATCGGCTTTGCCGGCGCACCGTTTACGTTAGCGAGTTACTTAATCGAAGGCGGGCCGTCGAAAAACTATCATCGCACGAAAGCGTTCATGTACGCCGAGCCGAAAGCGTGGCAAGCGTTAATGGACAAGCTGGCGCGCCTTACGGTGACGTATTTGAACGCGCAAATTGACGCTGGAGCACAGGCGATCCAAGTGTTCGACTCGTGGGTAGGGGCGCTTAACGCGCAAGACTACCGCACGTACATCGCACCAGTTATGCAGCGTATTTTTACCGCACTTAAGCCGTCGGGCGTGCCGTTAATATATTTCGGGGTCGCTGCAGGCCACTTGTTGGAAGAGTGGAACGAACTGCCAGTCGACGTCGTCGGTCTCGATTGGCGCACGACAATTAGCGACGCGCGGGCGCGCGAAGTAGACAAAGTCATTCAAGGAAACTTCGATCCGTCCCTATTACTTGCGCCGTGGGAAATGATCGAGGCGCGGGCCAAAGCGATCCTCGACGAAGGGATGGCGCAGCCGGGGTACATTTTCAATCTCGGACACGGCTTGTTTCCTGAGGTCGACGTGAAAACTGTCCAAAAACTAACCTCTTTTGTACATAATTATACGAAGAAAGCGTAAACGCGAGGTGGAAGGAAACGATGGCAACAGAAACAATCGGACTTCTCGTGATGGCTTACGGAACCCCGCGCCGTCCGGAAGATATTGAACCGTACTATACACATATTCGGCGCGGCAAACGGCCACCGGAAGAGCAACTGCAAGATTTAAAAAACCGCTACGAAGCGATCGGCGGTATCTCCCCGCTCGCCCGCATTACGGAACAACAAGCGAGTGCTTTAGAACAGGCGCTCAACGATCGTTTTCCGGACAAAACGTTTAAGAGCTACTTGGGGCTGAAGCATATCGACCCATTTATCGAAGATGCGGTGAGCGACATGCACCGCGACGGCATCGAAAAAGCAGTGAGCCTTGTCCTCGCGCCGCACTATTCGACGTTTAGCGTCAAATCGTACAACGGGCGCGCCCACGATATCGCCCAAAAACTTGGCGGACCGACGATCGCCTCTGTGGAAAGTTGGTATGCCGAACCAAAATTTATCGCTTACTGGGCGGACCAGTTGCGAGAGACGTTTTCTGTGATCCCTAAGGCTGAACAGGAAAAAACAGTCGTCATTTTCTCCGCCCACAGCTTGCCGGAAAAAATATTGCAAGTAGGCGACCCGTACGCCGAGCAACTTGAGGAAACAGCGCGCCTCATCGCCGAAGCTGCCGGAATTAAACAGTATGCGATCGGCTGGCAAAGCGAAGGCAATACACCTGAAAAATGGCTCGGACCAGATGTGCAAGATTTAACGCGGGAGCTACACGTGCAAAAAGGTTATACGTCGTTCGTGTACTGCCCCGTCGGTTTTGTCGCCGACCACTTAGAAGTGTTGTACGACAACGATGTCGAATGTCGCGCGGTGACAGACGAACTAGGCGCCACCTATTATCGGCCGGCGATGCCGAACGCAAGCGCCGCTTTTATCGACTGCCTCGCCGATGTCGTGGCGAAAAAGCTACCGCTGTTAGAGTAGTAAGGTATTGGACCGATAAAGCCGAATACACAGAGGACTCGCGTAAAGTGATAACAAGTAAGGGGATAGCG is a window from the Numidum massiliense genome containing:
- a CDS encoding phosphoribosyltransferase family protein is translated as MGKQYYTLQVAGVTRELPIVAINERLAIASFVILGDTELVCAAAGQLVKQLPPVDVLVTAEAKGIPLAFEMSRLLHMDKYIVARKSIKPYMEAPFVDEVVSITTQKKQLLCLDGVDAAALRGKRVAIVDDVISTGESIQAIAALVERAGGHVAAKVAILAEGEAAQREDILFLEELPLFPA
- the mutY gene encoding A/G-specific adenine glycosylase, whose product is MQSRQPGDRLDERLVREIQDNLLTWFAENGRDLPWRRDRNPYKVWVSEIMLQQTQVDSVIPYFNNFMEKFPTAHALAAAAEEEVIKAWEGLGYYSRARNLHSAVKEVVAEYGGNVPDDVEGISRLKGVGPYTAGAILSFAYGKAEPAVDGNVLRVIARLFCLPDDIARAATRTKFAALVRHLIPVDDAANFNEGLIELGALVCTPRNPACLHCPLREQCRARLRGVHEQLPRKKKRGKVESIALFCAVLSDGERVLLRRRPQNGLLAGMWEFPTWDSTERSLSVPGYDIDWNGPRGQVTHVFSHVKWEVTVVTGSVRSGTAHKRGGEGGASDVIDASDAGVADDVIGASDTGGADYVSYVGDVGDAGTTDRSSCDDAVHDASHSDGTAERILPPEYRFVALDALDDYAFPKVFHKVRELCEI
- a CDS encoding WD40 repeat domain-containing protein — translated: MRYKSVTLVLLALLLSGCALFGGGSDEQLTTEADFSEINVLSFTDNRLIFEGKKRKKESLYIYDINKETLRRYPLSRKWEDDERREYIEGYGTVAVETDETNDRLVLTDGDGQTKQLFSLPSAHSLQFSVSPNKQWLAYWAGNGAHGELYIYDLQRQEQLVLASFSGEMPLEDVAWSPSGHYVMVRGSDVYQLSSKKKVLDFKGGRGYWSPARDELVAILKDQQAKPLPKNIKQTYGHSLVAYDLTVDEKESLYPEEAVQAAEDQKQDKENTVIFDDVVWDQSGRYFAFLTGVVNSDSVYYEKVHIMDPGGGFHHIENEQNLRPSSIADMVFSPGRQFFAYTANGLLKVLDISTQKTKVFDVYTYARTEGNPFISFSGGSTWVLGSRDVRRLSAGLEEKIVYESEDELMSFFVSNKADKMIVVKRNGDEYHLKLVPISEKEKKEGTDEAPNYP
- a CDS encoding mechanosensitive ion channel family protein, with protein sequence MEEFVTSLQKYFMENEIVVKYVLPAIAPAVKIALIIVGSFLILRYSGAFVDRLFKLRSIDEKKSETLAKLLRSVIYYAVYFVAALTILINLGIDLMPLLAGAGIVGLAVGFGAQNLVRDIITGFFLIFEGQLHVGDFVEVNGTISGTVEEIGLRITKIREWNQRLHYISNGEISRITNYNREQMRPIVTVAVPFEADQEKVERVLEQTCRSVYDAHTPFFLEEPSIYGVTELATDGVHYTIIALTVPEQFWFIERELRKTIIDKFQTAGIEISYPRRVVYTPRTENGTTDEDAHYSAFTERQ
- the hemE gene encoding uroporphyrinogen decarboxylase encodes the protein MSRQSFNDTFLRACRKEPTDYVPVWYMRQAGRYQPEYRKIREQYSFFELNANPEVCAEVTRLPVEQLGVDAAILFADIMTPLQPIGVDVDIESGIGPVIANPVRSIGDVERLGELDPETHVPYIMESIKILREQLSVPLIGFAGAPFTLASYLIEGGPSKNYHRTKAFMYAEPKAWQALMDKLARLTVTYLNAQIDAGAQAIQVFDSWVGALNAQDYRTYIAPVMQRIFTALKPSGVPLIYFGVAAGHLLEEWNELPVDVVGLDWRTTISDARAREVDKVIQGNFDPSLLLAPWEMIEARAKAILDEGMAQPGYIFNLGHGLFPEVDVKTVQKLTSFVHNYTKKA
- the hemH gene encoding ferrochelatase, which gives rise to MATETIGLLVMAYGTPRRPEDIEPYYTHIRRGKRPPEEQLQDLKNRYEAIGGISPLARITEQQASALEQALNDRFPDKTFKSYLGLKHIDPFIEDAVSDMHRDGIEKAVSLVLAPHYSTFSVKSYNGRAHDIAQKLGGPTIASVESWYAEPKFIAYWADQLRETFSVIPKAEQEKTVVIFSAHSLPEKILQVGDPYAEQLEETARLIAEAAGIKQYAIGWQSEGNTPEKWLGPDVQDLTRELHVQKGYTSFVYCPVGFVADHLEVLYDNDVECRAVTDELGATYYRPAMPNASAAFIDCLADVVAKKLPLLE